One window of bacterium genomic DNA carries:
- a CDS encoding redox-sensing transcriptional repressor Rex, with protein sequence MEKARKHNIPVETVKRTITYLRYLEREKQKGIKIISSRDITSLLNIPPAQFRKDLSFFGEFGKRGVGYNVETLIKTLKELLGLDKKVKAVVIGAGRLGTALIQYPGFLDINVEIIGAFDNDAKKIGQTIKGIKIYNIEEIKKFIVKNEVKIAILCVPAEIAQNVSNILIEAGIKSILNFAPVVLFLPEDINIANVDMASEIGSIIYRMKETS encoded by the coding sequence ATGGAAAAAGCGAGGAAACATAATATACCAGTAGAAACAGTAAAAAGGACAATAACATATCTTCGTTACCTTGAAAGGGAGAAGCAAAAAGGGATTAAGATAATTTCATCCAGAGATATAACATCCTTGTTAAATATACCACCTGCCCAGTTTAGAAAAGACCTTTCTTTTTTCGGAGAATTTGGTAAAAGAGGGGTTGGTTATAATGTTGAAACACTCATAAAGACACTTAAAGAACTACTCGGACTGGATAAGAAAGTTAAGGCAGTAGTAATAGGCGCAGGAAGATTAGGGACTGCACTTATTCAGTATCCTGGTTTTTTAGATATTAATGTTGAGATTATAGGTGCTTTTGACAATGATGCTAAAAAAATAGGACAAACAATTAAAGGAATAAAGATATATAATATAGAAGAGATAAAAAAATTTATTGTTAAAAATGAGGTAAAAATTGCTATTCTGTGTGTTCCTGCAGAGATAGCCCAGAATGTATCTAATATCCTTATAGAAGCAGGGATAAAGAGTATACTTAATTTTGCTCCTGTAGTTCTTTTTCTTCCTGAGGATATAAATATAGCAAATGTGGATATGGCTTCTGAAATCGGTAGTATTATATACAGAATGAAAGAAACTTCTTAA